CTCCGGGTGGGCTCCCGGCCGGCGGGGTGGGGCATGATCCTCCTTCCCACCGGGGACCTTCGGGCCCTGGCGGTCCGCAACGCCACGATCCAAGGCGGGGTGCTCGTGTTGGGCATGATGGGGTTCTTCCTCCTCTACCGGGTCGTGGTCCGGCGGGCGACCAGCGACCTGGAGAGGCTGACCGGCTGGGCCCGCGACTTCGACCCCGCGGCCCCCACCCCCCCGCCGGCAGTGGCCAGCGGCGACGAGGTCGACGTGCTGGCGACCTCGTTCGGGGACCTGCTGGACCGCCTGGAGGCCGCGCTGGCCCAGGTGGCGGCGGCCAACCAGGAGCTGTCCCGCACCAATCAAACCCTGGAGGACCGGGTCCGGGAGAAGACCCGGGAGCTCGAGGCCGAGAGGCAGCGCCTCGACACCGTGCTGAGCGGGATGCCCCATGCGGTGTTCCTGGTGGACGTCCACGGCAGGGTGGTGTACGCCAACCAGGAGGCCCGGCGGCGGTTCGGCCCGGTGGAGGGAATGAGGTGCCAACGGGTCCTCGGAACGAGCGGGCCCCTGCCGGAGGAGACCGAGACCGAGACCCGCATCGGGGATCGGATCTACCTGCTGCAACGGAGCCCCGCCGGTGACGGCCGGGCCGTGCTGGTGGCCCAGGACGTCACCGAGCGCCGGGCCCTGGAGCGCCAGCTCCAGCACGCCCAGCGCATGGAGAGCGTGGGGCGGCTGGCGGCCGGTGTGGCCCACGACTTCAACAACATCCTGGGCTCCATGATCCCCTCCCTCGAGATGCTCAAGCACCGAACCCACGACCCCAAGGCCCTGCGGTACCTGAAGACCGTGATGAACGGCGCCGACCGGGCGGCCGACCTGGTGCGCCAACTGCTCATGTTCAGCCGGGCCGGGGAGTTCCAGCCCCAGGTGATCGACCTGAACCAGGCGGTCGAGCGGGCTCTGCATCTGGTGGAACCCAGCCTGGGGAAGGTGGAGCTTTGCTGGCGTCCCCACCCCGGCCTGGAGCGGGTGCGCGCCGACCCCACGCAGGTTCAGCAGGTGGTGTTCAACCTGGCCCTGAACGCCCTGGACGCCATGGAGGGCGGGGGCACCCTGACCGTCGAGACGTTCCCCGATCCGGAAACGGGGCAGATGGGCCTGGCCGTCGAGGACACCGGTCCGGGAATCCCCGAGGATCAGGTGGAACGGGTGTTCGACCCCTTCTTCACCACCAAGGCCCCCGGCAAGGGCACCGGACTGGGGCTGGCCATCGTCTACGGCGTGGCCGAGCGCCACGGGGGCACGGTGCGCCTGATCAGCCCCCCGGCGGGGGGCGCCCGGTTCGAGGTGACCTTCCCACCGGCGTCGGCCGCCCCTCCCGCCTGACCCGAACCGGAAGGCCTGCCGCGCCCCGGCCCGACGACATCCGCCAAACGGATGTTTGCCTGAAGCGAGCGGTATTTTTCCAGATTCTGACCCTTGCACAGTGAACGACGGATGCTATAGTGCGTTCGTTCGTGAGATTCATCCATTGTTTTGTTTTGGGGGCTCGCTCGGATGGGGGCTCTGTGCCGGCCGTTTCCGATCCTGACCGCAGTCCGTCCGGCCCTGGGGGGGACGGCGGGCGACGGCCCGCGGGGCGTCGTGACCCTCCCTCCGGCCCCTGGCGTTCCATGGGCCAGCCTGGACGCCGAGGGTGGGCCCCACCTCGACCTCACCGGTCCGGCAGGCACCACCGACGCGATCACCACGAGGATCGGCAGCCCCCCAGGTTCCGGAGAGGTACGCCACCAGCGGCGACACCGTGCCGAGATCCCTCCTGTTCGACGTCCCGCGCAACGCCGGCTCGTTTTTTCCAGGACCTGATCGCAACGGGCCTGGTGAGCCCGTGATCCGCCACCAAAGGAGGTGCCCCATGAGACAGCAACCCGTTTCCAGCCGAAGGCGGTTCCTCGCAGGCGTCCTCGCCGGCCTGGGCGCGGCGGGCCTGGCCCGGCGGGTGCGGGCCGAGGAGCGCCGCCCCCCGGAGAGGGGCGAGACCCTGTTCCGCCGCACCCGTCACGTGGAGGCCTATTACCGGACCCTGGAGGACTGAGGGAGGTGGCGCCATGAAGATCCGATCACGCAGCAAGGGCACGGGCCCGACGCGGACGGGCCACGGCCGGACCGACCGGAGGGGGTTCCTGAAGGCCGCGGCCACGGCCCTGGGGGCCGGAGCGGTGGCCGGCACCCCGGCGGGGTTCGTCCGCCGGGCCCGGGCAGGGGAGAAGAACCCGTTCCCGGATGCCAAGCAGGTCAAGACCGTGTGCACCCACTGCTCCGTGGGCTGCGGGGTGATCGCCGAGGTGCAAAATGGGGTGTGGGTCCGCCAGGAGATGGACCTCAATCACCCGATCAGCCGGGGAGGACTGTGCTGCAAGGGAGCGAGCCTCCGGGAGCTCGCCATGAGCGATAAGCGCCTCCGGTTTCCCCTGAAACGCGTAGACGGCAAGTGGCAGAAGATCTCGTGGGAGAAGGCCCTGGACGAGATCGCGGACAGGCTCCTCCAGATTCGCAAGGAGAGCGGCCCGGACAGCGTGTTCTGGATGGGCTCGGCCAAGATGTCCAACGAGCAGTGCTACCTGTTCCGAAAGATGGCCGCCATGTGGGGGACGAACAACGTGGATCACCAGGCCCGGGTCTGACACAGCACCACGGTCGCCGGTCTGGCGAACACGTGGGGCTACGGGGCCATGACGAACCACCTGAACGACATCCGAAACGCCCGCTCCATTATCATGTTCGGATCGAACGCGGCCGAGGCCCACCCCGTGGCCATGCAGCACATCCTCGCGGCCAAGGAGAAGAATGCAGCTCCCCTGATCGTGGTGGACCCCCGGTTCACCCGGACCGCGGCCAAGGCGGACGTGTACGTGCGGCTGCGTTCCGGCACCGACGTGGCACTGGTGATGGGCCTGGTGCGCGAGATCGTGAAGAACGGCTGGCACGACCGGGACTTCATCGACAAGCGCACCTTCGGGTTCGAAGAGGTCATGAAGGTGGCCGAGCACTACACCCCGGAGGAGGTCCAGCGCATCACCGGGGTGGAGCCCAAGCTTCTGAAGCGGGTGGCCCGGCTCTTGGCCGACAACCGCCCCGGCACCCTGATCTGGTGCATGGGCGGCACCCAGCACTCCCACGGCAACAACATCACCCGCAGCTACTGCATCCTCCAGCTCGTGCTCGGGAACATGGGCAAGGCCGGGGGCGGGGCCAACGTCATCCGGGGCCATGACAACGTGCAGGGCGCCACGGACATGTGCATCCTGTCCAACAGCCTGCCCGGGTACTACGGCCTGTCGGACGGCGCGTTCAAGCACTGGGCCCAGGTGTGGAAGGTGGACTTCGAGTGGCTCAAGGGCCGTTTCGACCTGGCCTACGACAAGAAGCAGCACAACAAGAAGGGCTTCACCATGGCCCGCTGGTACGAGGGCGTGCTCCAGCCCAAAGAAAAGATCGACCAACGCGACAACATCCGGGCCCTGTTCTACTGGGGCATCGCCATGGAGAGCCAGAGCCAGATGCACCGGGTCAAGAAGGCCCTTGAGAAACTCGATCTCCTGGTCCTGGTGGACCCGTTCGTGCCCAGCGCCGCGGTGGTGCCCGACCGGAAGAACGGCACGTACCTGCTGCCGGCCTCCACCCAGTTCGAGAACGAGGGGTCGGTCACGGCCACGGCCCGCCAGCTCCAGTGGCGTTTCCAGGTGCTGGAGCCCCTGTACGACTCCCGGCCCGACCACTGGATCATGTTCGAGCTCACGAAGCGCCTGGGGTTCGGCCAGGAGTTCGCCAAGAACATCGAGAAGTGGCCGGACGACTGCCTGGAGGAGTGGCGCAGCGGGCTCCAGACCATCGGGTACACCGGCCAGACCGTGGAGCGCCTGAAGCGCCAGCGCGAGTACGCCCACACCTTCGACCTGGTGACCCTGCGGGCCAACGGCGGCCCCTGCGACGGCGAGTACTACGGGCTTCCCTGGCCCTGCTGGACCACCGATCATCCCGGCACCCCGATCCTTTACGACATGTCCAAGCCGGTGATGGAGGGAGGCCTGCCGTTCCGGGCCCGGTTCGGCACGGAGTACAAGGGCCGGCCCCTGCTGGCGGCCAAAGGCGTCACCATGCCCGGCAGCCAGGCCGACGGCGGCTACCCCGAGTTCAAAGGTGTGGTCAAGGGCACCAACTGGAAGACGGACCTCTCGGACAAGACCTTCCGGGCCGCCCTGTCCAAGGGCATGGCCCCGTTCGGCAACGCCCGGGCCCGGATGTACGTGTGGACCTTCCCGGACCCGGTGCCGATCCACCGGGAGCCGATCCAGACACCCCGGCCGGATCTGCTCTCAGACTACCCGACGTACCCGGACAAGAAGCTCCAGTACCGGGTGGACACCGCCTTTGCGAGCGCCCAGAAGGCCGACACGAGTAAGACCTACCCACTCATCCTCACCACCGGCCGGATCGTGCAGCACATGGGCGGCGGGGCCGAGACCCGGGCGAACCGCTGGCTGTCGGAGCTGGCGCCCGAGATGTACGCCGAGGTGAACCCCCGCACGGCAAACGACTACGGCCTCATGGACGGCGACTGGATCTGGATCGAGAGCCCGCAGAAGGGCCGCGTCAAGGTCAAGGTCAAGGTGACCCTCCGGGTCGATCCCTACACGATCTTCCTGCCCTACCACTTCGGCGGGGTGTTCGAGGGGGTGAGCCGGATCGAGCGGTTTCCCGAGGGCAACGCCCCCTACGTGGTGGGCGAGTCGGCCAACGTGGTCACCAACTACGGTTACGACGTGGTGACCCAGATGCAGGAGACCAAGACGGGTCTGTGCCAGATCCGCAAGGCCTAGGAGGTGCCCCATGGCCCGGCTGAAATTCCTGTGTGACGCGAACCGGTGCATCGCCTGCGACGGTTGCACCGTGATGTGCAAGAACACCAACGACGTGCCCCGGGGCACCTTCCGCCGCCGGGTGGTCACGATCAACGAGGGTCGGGACGGCGAAGCCAGCATCTCGGTGGCCTGCATGCACTGCTCCAACCCGCCGTGCGCGGCCGTGTGCCCGGTGGAGGCGTTCTACCAGCGGGACGACGGGCTGGTGCTCCACTCCAAGGACAAGTGCATCGGGTGCGGGTACTGTCTGTTCGCCTGCCCCTTCGGGGCGCCCGGATTTCCCACCGGGACCCCGTTCGGCGTCAAGGGTGCGATGGACAAGTGCACGTACTGCGCCGGCGGGCCGGAGGAGGACTTCTCCGAGGCGGAACGGCGCAAGTACGGGGCCAACCGGATCGCCGAGGGCAAGCTGCCGGCCTGCGCCACGGCCTGCGCCACCAAGGCCCTGCTGGCCGGCGAGGCGGACGAGATCGCCCGGATCTACCGCAGGCGCGCCATGGAGCGGGGGAGCGAGGCCAACGCCTGGGGCTGGAAGCGGGCCTACGGCAAGGGCCTGTAGGGACGCCGATGCGGGCCATGCGGACCGGCCTCGTGTTGGGCCTGATCCTGGCCGGGGCCAACGCGGCCGGGGCTGCGCCGCCGGACCTGGCGGAGGGGCGTTACCCCTATCTCGCGCCGAGCGGGGGGGCCACCCCCCTGGTGGCCCGGTGGGCGGGGCTGGCCCGGGCCATGCCCGACTGGAAGGACAAGGCCAAGGCGGCCCACTACCGGTTCCCGGCGGACAAGCCGGGTCGCCGGTGTGATCAGCCAAAGTGCCACCCGGGGTTTCGGGACGCCTACGTCCAGCGGCTCCTGGCCCTCCCCGAGGGGTCTTCCCGCCAGAACGCCCGGCAGGGCCGGCTGGGGCTCGCCCGATGCGGCGACTGCCACACCTGGGATCGGATCCGGGAGCGGACCGCCGCGTGCCGGCTCCACTTCGACCAGCCCGACCGGGTCGAGTGCACCGCCTGTCACCTGGAGGGGCCGAAGGTCCTGGAGCCCCGTGGCGACAAGAAGACCGTCTCGGTCCGAGGCGCAGCCCCGCTGGGGGCCTGGCCCACCCACCGGCTCACCCGGGACGAGAAGGCGATCCCCTGCGACCAGACGTGTCACGTGCCCCAAAACCCCTTTGGGGTGGAGCAGGTGTGCAACGACTGCCACGGAGAGGGCAAGCTCCGGGTGGCCCGCTTGGCCGCACCAGGGGTGCTGGTGCACGCCACCGACCCGAAGAGCCCGTGGCCCCGCCTCACCCACCGGTTCTTCCTGTGGCTCACCACCGGCGTGAGCGGGGCCCTTCTGGCCTACATCCTCCTCGACCTGGTGCGTTCCCGGAAGCATCCTCAGGCCCCTGCGGGGCCGTCTAGAGGCTAGAAACTAGAGACTAGAAACTAGAGAAATCTTGACGGCCTCGGACCGTGTGGTGGAGGCGAAGAGGCATGAAGGTTCCTAGA
This is a stretch of genomic DNA from Deferrisoma camini S3R1. It encodes these proteins:
- a CDS encoding two-component system sensor histidine kinase NtrB, with translation MKRPTSLRHRFLVSFGALLAGLGGLSLAATLISAAVSYRNNLALKLRQAAGRFENRLRHAEESLFFRTRILSEVARVEASGADPQPLRQLQVYTLRWLTHDGLEILGMGSRRYWKERGKWGPLMEKAFSGVPSVALQSDPHRGAALVAASPRESDIGVEEVIAVALPLDTSLLQEWAALLGAEVALLARDGTLLGSSLPAAVSLPVQGAKQGTVRTGGMSYAYYRFPLRVGSRPAGWGMILLPTGDLRALAVRNATIQGGVLVLGMMGFFLLYRVVVRRATSDLERLTGWARDFDPAAPTPPPAVASGDEVDVLATSFGDLLDRLEAALAQVAAANQELSRTNQTLEDRVREKTRELEAERQRLDTVLSGMPHAVFLVDVHGRVVYANQEARRRFGPVEGMRCQRVLGTSGPLPEETETETRIGDRIYLLQRSPAGDGRAVLVAQDVTERRALERQLQHAQRMESVGRLAAGVAHDFNNILGSMIPSLEMLKHRTHDPKALRYLKTVMNGADRAADLVRQLLMFSRAGEFQPQVIDLNQAVERALHLVEPSLGKVELCWRPHPGLERVRADPTQVQQVVFNLALNALDAMEGGGTLTVETFPDPETGQMGLAVEDTGPGIPEDQVERVFDPFFTTKAPGKGTGLGLAIVYGVAERHGGTVRLISPPAGGARFEVTFPPASAAPPA
- a CDS encoding molybdopterin-dependent oxidoreductase is translated as MKIRSRSKGTGPTRTGHGRTDRRGFLKAAATALGAGAVAGTPAGFVRRARAGEKNPFPDAKQVKTVCTHCSVGCGVIAEVQNGVWVRQEMDLNHPISRGGLCCKGASLRELAMSDKRLRFPLKRVDGKWQKISWEKALDEIADRLLQIRKESGPDSVFWMGSAKMSNEQCYLFRKMAAMWGTNNVDHQARVUHSTTVAGLANTWGYGAMTNHLNDIRNARSIIMFGSNAAEAHPVAMQHILAAKEKNAAPLIVVDPRFTRTAAKADVYVRLRSGTDVALVMGLVREIVKNGWHDRDFIDKRTFGFEEVMKVAEHYTPEEVQRITGVEPKLLKRVARLLADNRPGTLIWCMGGTQHSHGNNITRSYCILQLVLGNMGKAGGGANVIRGHDNVQGATDMCILSNSLPGYYGLSDGAFKHWAQVWKVDFEWLKGRFDLAYDKKQHNKKGFTMARWYEGVLQPKEKIDQRDNIRALFYWGIAMESQSQMHRVKKALEKLDLLVLVDPFVPSAAVVPDRKNGTYLLPASTQFENEGSVTATARQLQWRFQVLEPLYDSRPDHWIMFELTKRLGFGQEFAKNIEKWPDDCLEEWRSGLQTIGYTGQTVERLKRQREYAHTFDLVTLRANGGPCDGEYYGLPWPCWTTDHPGTPILYDMSKPVMEGGLPFRARFGTEYKGRPLLAAKGVTMPGSQADGGYPEFKGVVKGTNWKTDLSDKTFRAALSKGMAPFGNARARMYVWTFPDPVPIHREPIQTPRPDLLSDYPTYPDKKLQYRVDTAFASAQKADTSKTYPLILTTGRIVQHMGGGAETRANRWLSELAPEMYAEVNPRTANDYGLMDGDWIWIESPQKGRVKVKVKVTLRVDPYTIFLPYHFGGVFEGVSRIERFPEGNAPYVVGESANVVTNYGYDVVTQMQETKTGLCQIRKA
- the fdh3B gene encoding formate dehydrogenase FDH3 subunit beta — its product is MARLKFLCDANRCIACDGCTVMCKNTNDVPRGTFRRRVVTINEGRDGEASISVACMHCSNPPCAAVCPVEAFYQRDDGLVLHSKDKCIGCGYCLFACPFGAPGFPTGTPFGVKGAMDKCTYCAGGPEEDFSEAERRKYGANRIAEGKLPACATACATKALLAGEADEIARIYRRRAMERGSEANAWGWKRAYGKGL